The following are encoded in a window of Arthrobacter sp. OAP107 genomic DNA:
- a CDS encoding MFS transporter: protein MSTKEQTQGKEHLRAISERVLLTVALVIGGLEGYDLAVYGVTVPSLLADHALNVDKGAAGTLGSVVAVGMMIGAGLAGAMISRIGPRRLILASCMIFSVGMLLSAAAPSVLIFGLGRILVGLGLGIVLPTLLAYVADLSLPGRRNRNTGIVMAGYAVGGLAAPLLGAALLPGASFRWLYVIGIIPAVVILPFAWKLLPETPVHLLRLRRTESAHRLSAAMGLPEPVLVAAGKRHFAGIGPLFSAGVAGATILFWIMTFCGLLLVFGITAWLPTMMQANGYSLGSALLQTAAMWIGVGVGVIVGGKIADRIGAKPVVVTAFLMGALSLVAMSLNPNVVVLFILMFLSGVGFIGSQILVNGFILTRYPDDMRGSGLAWALSFGRLGAIVGPSLGAWVLTSGLSVEWNFYTFAIPAVVGAIASLLVPRIRVSEPGSHEQVGALRGDVPAK, encoded by the coding sequence ATGAGCACCAAAGAACAGACTCAGGGAAAAGAACACCTCAGGGCAATCTCCGAGCGCGTTCTGTTGACCGTCGCACTGGTCATTGGCGGTTTGGAAGGCTATGACCTGGCAGTATACGGCGTAACCGTCCCCTCGTTGCTGGCCGACCACGCCCTGAACGTCGACAAGGGCGCCGCTGGCACTCTCGGCTCCGTGGTCGCGGTTGGCATGATGATCGGCGCAGGCCTGGCAGGCGCCATGATCAGCCGCATCGGCCCGAGACGGCTCATCCTGGCCAGCTGCATGATCTTTTCGGTCGGCATGCTCCTTTCAGCCGCGGCGCCCAGTGTCCTCATTTTCGGTCTCGGACGCATCCTGGTGGGGTTGGGTCTTGGAATCGTCCTGCCCACCCTGCTGGCCTACGTGGCTGACTTGTCTCTGCCCGGCCGCCGTAACAGGAATACAGGCATCGTAATGGCCGGATACGCCGTAGGCGGCCTTGCCGCCCCGCTGCTGGGCGCTGCATTGCTCCCCGGCGCCTCATTCCGATGGTTGTACGTCATAGGAATCATCCCGGCCGTGGTGATCCTTCCCTTTGCCTGGAAGCTTCTGCCCGAAACGCCCGTCCACCTTCTGCGCCTGCGTCGTACAGAGTCCGCACACCGCCTCAGCGCCGCCATGGGCTTGCCGGAGCCAGTCCTCGTCGCTGCAGGGAAGCGACACTTCGCAGGCATCGGACCGCTCTTTTCTGCCGGCGTCGCCGGGGCCACGATCCTGTTCTGGATCATGACCTTCTGCGGGCTCCTCCTGGTGTTCGGTATCACCGCGTGGCTGCCCACGATGATGCAGGCCAACGGTTACTCACTCGGATCCGCCCTTCTGCAGACTGCTGCCATGTGGATCGGCGTCGGCGTCGGCGTCATCGTCGGCGGAAAAATCGCCGACAGAATCGGGGCGAAACCAGTTGTCGTGACTGCATTCCTGATGGGGGCACTCAGCCTGGTAGCTATGAGCCTGAACCCGAACGTCGTCGTACTATTCATCCTGATGTTCCTCAGTGGGGTTGGCTTCATAGGCTCGCAAATTCTTGTCAACGGCTTCATTCTGACCCGGTACCCCGACGACATGCGCGGAAGCGGCCTTGCGTGGGCGCTGTCCTTCGGCCGGCTCGGGGCCATTGTCGGGCCGTCACTGGGCGCATGGGTCCTGACCTCAGGACTGTCCGTCGAATGGAACTTCTACACCTTTGCCATCCCCGCAGTAGTAGGAGCTATCGCGTCACTCCTGGTCCCACGGATACGAGTCAGCGAACCTGGAAGCCACGAACAAGTCGGTGCGCTTAGAGGAGACGTACCGGCGAAGTAA
- a CDS encoding bifunctional 3-(3-hydroxy-phenyl)propionate/3-hydroxycinnamic acid hydroxylase encodes MKKYDVAVVGYGPVGMAMAALLGQAGHHVVVLERYAGLYNLPRAAIFDDETMRTFAKLGIAEELLPKVSAQRNYEWRNGAGDLLIEHEFALKGASGWSEWYMMYQPDLENALSALCTSLPNVEIRFNAKVDGYEDRGDEVRMNVAGAEAVSAKYVVACDGGNGTTRAKIDAELTDFGFSEPWLVCDFRLTGDARPPHARQVCDPKQPQSIISLGPDHHRFSFMLDSEADFEIERDPERVWNRVAPYLAPNQAELVRVATYTFRSLLANPWRRGRIILAGDAAHQMPPFLGQGMCSGIRDAHNLAFKLDLLLAGQAQDSILDTYQSEREPHVAAVVHKGIELGKVQTMRDPEAAAERDRQYLANRARNHNPEKLRFPGLGPGFLSSNGHPAAGHLFIQDEVRTAAGDQGRFDGIFGYGPRLLLLRSAYEEFAPENAHDIAGGDVVVVNPATGRAEAFTDVNGSYRSWFETNQCSAVLVRPDFYIFGAVRTGGEVNGLIREYDKSFAFETKIPATSGSVSA; translated from the coding sequence ATGAAAAAGTACGACGTTGCTGTCGTGGGATACGGTCCGGTGGGCATGGCCATGGCGGCACTGCTCGGTCAGGCCGGGCACCATGTGGTTGTGCTGGAGCGCTACGCCGGCCTGTATAACCTTCCCCGGGCTGCGATTTTCGATGACGAGACCATGCGCACATTCGCCAAGCTCGGCATCGCCGAGGAACTCCTGCCCAAGGTCAGTGCCCAGAGAAACTATGAATGGCGCAACGGCGCCGGTGATCTGCTCATCGAGCATGAGTTTGCCCTGAAGGGCGCTTCAGGCTGGTCGGAGTGGTACATGATGTACCAACCCGACCTGGAAAATGCGCTGTCCGCCCTCTGCACTTCCCTTCCTAATGTCGAAATCAGGTTCAACGCCAAGGTCGACGGATATGAAGACAGGGGCGACGAAGTCCGCATGAATGTGGCCGGGGCTGAAGCTGTGAGTGCCAAATACGTGGTTGCCTGCGACGGTGGCAACGGCACTACCCGGGCGAAGATCGATGCCGAACTGACAGACTTCGGCTTCTCCGAGCCCTGGCTTGTATGCGATTTCCGGCTTACCGGCGACGCCCGGCCGCCCCACGCCCGTCAAGTATGTGATCCCAAACAGCCACAGTCGATCATCTCCCTGGGGCCGGACCACCACCGGTTCAGTTTCATGCTCGACTCTGAAGCCGACTTTGAAATCGAGCGTGACCCCGAGCGTGTCTGGAACCGCGTGGCGCCCTATTTGGCGCCGAACCAGGCGGAACTGGTCCGCGTCGCCACATACACCTTCAGGTCGCTGCTTGCTAACCCATGGCGAAGGGGAAGGATCATTCTGGCCGGCGACGCCGCCCACCAGATGCCGCCTTTCCTGGGCCAGGGAATGTGCTCCGGCATCCGGGATGCCCATAATCTGGCGTTCAAGCTTGACCTGCTGCTGGCCGGGCAGGCTCAGGACTCCATCCTTGATACCTACCAGTCCGAGCGCGAACCCCACGTAGCCGCCGTGGTACACAAAGGCATCGAACTCGGGAAGGTCCAGACCATGCGTGACCCCGAGGCGGCAGCCGAACGGGACCGGCAATATCTGGCCAACCGGGCCCGGAACCACAACCCGGAAAAACTGCGCTTTCCCGGCCTCGGCCCGGGCTTCCTGTCCAGCAATGGCCACCCCGCTGCCGGCCACCTGTTCATCCAGGACGAGGTACGCACCGCGGCAGGGGACCAAGGCCGCTTCGACGGGATCTTCGGCTACGGCCCTCGGCTGCTGCTCCTCCGCTCAGCCTACGAAGAGTTCGCCCCCGAAAACGCCCATGACATCGCCGGCGGAGACGTCGTCGTGGTAAACCCCGCAACTGGTCGGGCCGAAGCATTCACGGATGTCAACGGCAGCTACCGGAGCTGGTTTGAGACCAACCAATGCTCAGCAGTACTGGTTCGCCCCGACTTCTACATCTTCGGGGCCGTACGAACAGGCGGTGAAGTCAATGGACTCATCCGCGAGTACGACAAAAGCTTCGCATTCGAAACCAAAATCCCTGCAACATCAGGAAGCGTGAGCGCATGA
- a CDS encoding IclR family transcriptional regulator, translated as MSDMEAAPSERQGIQSVELAMRIIEALESGGGPMSLSEIAERSGFQPSKAHRYLVSLTRIGLVSQSPKTGRYDFGAAMRRLGAESLRRTNEVSVASDYTPDLRDECGHSVNIAVWGDDGPVVVRWDYGSHALPINIRLGATLPMLTSSSGQVFLGFLPESMWATTLAAERSRRSPNAYTDEDIQRLRSEVATNGYAFTSGGVIPGVSSIAAPVYSSLDAIPLTVAVVFPTEVVHEDELELVKTQLLSITRKISSELGMPFEGDAAISA; from the coding sequence ATGAGCGACATGGAAGCCGCCCCGTCAGAACGCCAAGGTATCCAGTCCGTTGAGCTCGCAATGCGGATCATCGAAGCCCTCGAATCCGGCGGTGGCCCCATGTCCCTTTCTGAAATCGCGGAGCGAAGCGGCTTCCAACCCAGTAAGGCTCACCGGTACCTGGTGAGCCTTACCAGGATCGGACTTGTCAGCCAGTCCCCGAAGACCGGCCGGTACGACTTCGGGGCAGCCATGCGCCGTCTAGGGGCAGAATCACTGCGCAGGACCAACGAGGTCTCGGTGGCATCTGACTACACCCCCGATCTACGGGACGAATGCGGACACTCGGTAAACATTGCGGTCTGGGGAGACGACGGCCCAGTCGTCGTCCGTTGGGACTATGGAAGCCACGCACTGCCCATCAACATCCGTCTCGGCGCCACACTCCCCATGCTTACCTCGTCCAGCGGCCAGGTCTTCCTCGGTTTCCTGCCGGAATCCATGTGGGCTACAACGCTGGCAGCAGAACGCTCCCGGCGGAGCCCCAACGCATACACAGACGAAGATATCCAGCGACTCCGGAGCGAAGTCGCAACCAACGGATATGCCTTTACATCCGGAGGCGTCATCCCGGGTGTGTCCTCGATCGCAGCTCCCGTATATTCATCGCTCGATGCAATCCCATTGACGGTCGCGGTTGTCTTCCCCACCGAAGTCGTCCACGAAGACGAACTGGAACTGGTAAAAACCCAGCTGCTCAGCATCACACGAAAAATCTCAAGTGAGCTCGGCATGCCCTTTGAAGGCGACGCCGCTATATCTGCATAA